CAGGAGCACGCCGTCGGGAAACGTCCGGGTCTCCACCAGGTTCAGGTTCACCCAGTTGTCCAGGGCCGTGAAGAACGGCGTGCCGCCGCCCACCAGGACCGGGTGGGTGA
Above is a window of Mycobacteriales bacterium DNA encoding:
- a CDS encoding dihydrofolate reductase, translating into THPVLVGGGTPFFTALDNWVNLNLVETRTFPDGVLLTRYETRR